From Budorcas taxicolor isolate Tak-1 chromosome 19, Takin1.1, whole genome shotgun sequence, the proteins below share one genomic window:
- the SPAG7 gene encoding sperm-associated antigen 7, with amino-acid sequence MADLLGSILSSMEKPPSLGDQETRRKAREQAARLKKLQEQEKQQKVEFRKRMEKEVSDFIQDSGQIKKKFQPMNKIERSILHDVVEVAGLTSFSFGEDDECRYVMIFKKEFAPSDEELDSYRRGEEWDPQKAEEKRRLKELAQQQEEEAAQQGPVVVSPASDYKDKYSHLIGKGAAKDAAHMLQANKTYGCVPVANKRDTRSIEEAMNEIRAKKRLRQSGEELPSTS; translated from the exons ATGGCGGACCTACTGGGCTCCATCCTGAGCTCCATGGAGAAGCCACCCAGCCTCGGTGATCAGGAGACTCGGCGCAAGGCCCGAG AGCAGGCAGCCCGCCTGAAGAAACTACAGGAGCAAGAGAAACAACAGAAAGTAGAATTTCGTAAAAGG ATGGAGAAAGAGGTGTCAGATTTCATCCAAGACAGTGGGCAGATCAAGAAAAAGTTTCAGCCGATGAATAAGATAGAGAGGAGCATACT ACATGATGTGGTGGAAGTGGCTGGCCTGACATCCTTCTCTTTCGGGGAAGACGATGAGTGTCGCTACGTCATGATCTTCAAAAAG GAGTTCGCACCCTCAGATGAAGAGCTGGACTCCTACCGGCGTGGCGAGGAGTGGGACCCCCAGAAGGCTGAGGAGAAACGGAGGCTGAAG GAGCTGGCCCAGCAACAGGAGGAGGAAGCGGCCCAGCAGGGACCTGTGGTGGTGAGCCCAGCCAGCGATTACAAAGACAAATACAGCCACCTTATTGGCAAGGGGGCAGCCAAGGATGCAGCTCACATGCTACAGGCCAACAAGACCTACGGCTGTG TGCCCGTGGCCAACAAGAGGGACACACGCTCCATTGAAGAGGCCATGAATGAGATCCGGGCCAAGAAGCGTCTGCGGCAGAGCGGGGAAGAGTTGCCATCTACCTCCTAG